In Haliotis asinina isolate JCU_RB_2024 chromosome 15, JCU_Hal_asi_v2, whole genome shotgun sequence, one DNA window encodes the following:
- the LOC137265282 gene encoding guanine nucleotide-binding protein G(t) subunit alpha-2-like, whose protein sequence is MQKSGRAALARSRSIDHQIDEERERRQKEVQLLILGGAGSGKSTFIKQLRLHYGDGFPESDRGQFVSSILQNCCNALNVILDMMNEMNVVFEKEDTKRTSADFRKKYPRISLQVILKKFTEDQEDAANEESATLRSHIEITKRLSTLNILNPDKPDVNLLQAVWSDGGVQCCYAQRKKFSDSLSNGEEYFLENMDRICRKNFIPNIQDIMYIRNPTLGVQEHVFNIDNLTYRVIDVAGQKSLRKKWIHFFEGVTAVIFFASLSGYDEVLEEDTSINNLQDSLQAFHEVSHNHFLEKTDFILFLNKRDLFMEKVRKASIRKCFPTFDGDNEPDTCLKYIREQFLQHKPGHKQVYIHVSCAIDVQMMKDILSNVVDIIVELNLRKAGNF, encoded by the exons GTGGGGCAGGGTCTGGGAAGAGCACGTTCATCAAGCAGCTTCGACTCCACTACGGCGACGGCTTCCCAGAGAGTGACAGAGGTCAGTTCGTGTCTAGCATCCTCCAGAACTGCTGCAACGCCCTCAATGTCATCCTTGACATGATGAATGAGATGAACGTGGTCTTTGAGAAAGAGGACACCAAG AGAACCTCGGCTGATTTCCGGAAGAAATACCCACGGATATCCCTGCAGGTGATTCTGAAGAAGTTTACCGAGGATCAGGAAGATGCAGCCAATGAGGAGTCAGCCACGCTGAGATCTCACATCGAGATCACAAAGAGGCTGTCCACGCTGAACATCCTGAACCCTGATAAACCAGACGTCAACCTCCTGCAAGCTGTGTggagtgatggtggtgtacagTGCTGTTATGCTCAGAGGAAAAAGTTCTCCGACAGCCTCTCAAATGGAGAAGAATA TTTTCTGGAAAATATGGACAGGATATGTCGAAAGAACTTTATCCCCAACATACAGGACATCATGTACATCCGGAACCCAACCCTAGGCGTGCAGGAACATGTTTTCAACATAGACAACTTGACCTACAG GGTGATAGATGTGGCGGGACAGAAGAGTCTACGTAAGAAATGGATACACTTCTTCGAGGGTGTGACTGCGGTTATTTTCTTTGCATCCCTTAGTGGGTATGATGAGGTCCTTGAGGAAGACACCAGCATT AACAATCTCCAGGACAGCCTCCAGGCCTTCCATGAGGTGTCCCACAACCACTTCCTGGAGAAGACCGACTTCATCTTGTTCCTCAACAAGCGAGACCTGTTTATGGAGAAAGTCCGCAAGGCCAGCATCAGGAAGTGTTTCCCCACATTTGATG GTGATAACGAGCCAGATACCTGCCTCAAGTACATCAGGGAGCAGTTCCTGCAGCACAAGCCTGGACACAAGCAAGTCTACATCCACGTCTCCTGTGCCATTGACGTCCAGATGATGAAGGACATCCTCTCCAATGTCGTAGATATCATCGTTGAGCTCAACCTCCGCAAAGCTGGCAACTTTTGA
- the LOC137265653 gene encoding uncharacterized protein, with protein MRGTLCLCFIAVTLVQAASGFSLWPTHMLQSLRELGRRFLLSNPSDNGPTHHIDKIFNITECRDDNDTDCHKYDYQVCYDYQPWALQRCAAYCEFCTIDPKFTTPAPPCNDTLPNCDEFNKDTCTNPNYSEWAHKHCRSYCNFCHETHHPHYKTTTPTTTVKTTTDAACHDLISNCASYGRGVCTGSYKDWAGVRCRAFCSFCGTSPPPTTAAPCVDVVKNCFQYEKTTCTDPFFRSWAEKNCRAFCKFCNVTTATTPASTTTTISTTLTTALETATTVEKGTTLETGTTLETGTTLETATPTTTERKTLSPYEGHGATGTFGEFFCVYNGKQYKEGETWDDGCQLECSCEDAEFNDVSCADKCPHWNLPPTCQEITVPGKCCPTIHCNMQS; from the exons ATGAGAGGGacgttgtgtttgtgttttattgcaG TAACGCTGGTGCAAGCAGCATCCGGCTTCAGCTTGTGGCCGACCCACATGCTACAATCTCTGAGAG AACTTGGTCGACGATTTCTTCTCAGTAACCCGTCAGACAATGGCCCTACCCACCATATTGACAAGATCTTCAACA TCACGGAATGCCGGGACGATAACGACACTGACTGCCACAAATACGACTACCAAGTGTGTTACGACTACCAACCCTGGGCGCTTCAACGTTGTGCTGCCTACTGTGAATTCTGTACCATTGACC CTAAATTCACAACGCCGGCTCCACCGTGCAACGACACCCTCCCCAACTGTGATGAGTTCAACAAAGACACTTGCACCAACCCCAACTACAGCGAATGGGCTCACAAGCACTGCAGAAGCTACTGCAACTTCTGTCATG AAACACACCACCCACACTACAAAACGACCACGCCCACAACGACGGTGAAAACGACCACTGACGCCG CGTGCCACGACCTCATCTCAAACTGCGCCAGCTACGGCAGAGGCGTGTGTACCGGCAGCTACAAAGACTGGGCCGGTGTCAGGTGCAGGGCCTTCTGCAGTTTCTGTGGTACAA GTCCACCACCGACCACTGCCGCCCCATGTGTGGATGTCGTGAAGAACTGCTTCCAGTATGAGAAAACCACCTGCACTGATCCTTTCTTTAGGTCGTGGGCGGAGAAAAACTGCAGAGCCTTCTGCAAGTTCTGCAACG TGACCACAGCAACAACACCAGCGTCAACAACAACCACTATCAGCACTACACTAACCACAGCTCTCGAGACTGCCACGACTGTCGAGAAGGGCACAACTCTGGAGACAGGCACAACTCTGGAGACAGGCACAACGCTCGAGACAGCCACACCCACCACGACTGAGCGAAAGACCTTGTCCCCCTATGAAGGCCACGGGGCTACCGGAACATTCGGGGAGTTCT TTTGCGTGTACAATGGCAAGCAATACAAGGAAGGGGAGACGTGGGACGATGGCTGTCAGCTGGAGTGCTCCTGTGAGGACGCAGAGTTCAACGATGTCAGCTGTGCTGACAA ATGTCCTCACTGGAATCTGCCTCCCACTTGTCAGGAAATAACAGTTCCCGGCAAGTGTTGCCCAACTATTCATTGCAACATGCAGTCCTAG